A single window of Nicotiana sylvestris chromosome 3, ASM39365v2, whole genome shotgun sequence DNA harbors:
- the LOC138887240 gene encoding uncharacterized protein: MENILILLQHSGEWDDNNNFINFHVDAILIKTSWKFEQLLREIAKQLQKDSKTIVIQYATAQGYPPITICSDMSVSVYMELKKSNAGMTTLPLCVSFAKNTIAASTSSFDVAPISSEIAQFESTDMITTFDVQEGDDAILELDDANIITDQFHQNVEKGQIYEDKNLLALVMKQYVVREKCQYRVHKSCPRRYILECVDERCTWRLKASSLRASNLFKVTDFNSVHSCLTDKRFCSQKQAVSAFVADVVQHKLVDPKIIYTPTDIQRDIQKAYGMDLSYMQAWRSKEKIMQLLRLSPSESYKKMPTYLYMLEYANPGSVTRLHTEGDGSFLYAFIAIYASIRGWVYCRSTVVVDGSFLKSTYRGTILTASTQDAEGQILPLAYAIVDSENDASWEWFFVQFRGTYGQREGMCVVSDRHDAIWKATSIVYPEVPHCACIWQS; encoded by the exons ATGGAAAATATTCTAATTCTGTTGCAGCATAGTGGAGAATGGGATGAtaacaataatttcataaattttcatGTTGATGCAATTCTAATAAAGACCTCTTGGAAATTTGAACAACTTCTCAGAGAAATTGCAAAGCAACTGCAAAAGGACAGTAAAACAATAGTTATTCAGTATGCTACTGCTCAAGGATATCCACCAATTACAATTTGCAGCGATATGAGTGTTAGTGTTTACATGGAATTGAAAAAATCAAATGCAGGGATGACAACACTTCCCCTGTGTGTGTCGTTTGCTAAAAACACTATAGCTGCAAGCACCTCCAGTTTCGATGTTGCTCCAATTTCATCAGAAATTGCACAATTTGAAAGCACTGATATGATTACTACGTTTGATGTGCAAGAAGGAGATGACGCCATTTTAGAACTTGATGATGCAAACATCATAACTGATCAATTTCatcaaaatgttgaaaaaggacaaaTTTATGAAGACAAGAACTTGCTGGCTCTCGTTATGAAACAATATGTCGTTAGAGAAAAATGTCAATATCGGGTTCATAAATCATGTCCAAGAAG GTATATCCTTGAATGCGTGGATGAAAGATGCACTTGGAGACTTAAAGCATCAAGCCTGCGAGCATCAAATCTTTTCAAAGTGACGGATTTCAATTCTGTCCACAGTTGTTTAACTGATAAGAGATTTTGTTCACAAAAGCAAGCTGTCTCAGCTTTTGTTGCAGATGTGGTACAACATAAACTTGTTGACCCGAAAATCATATATACACCAACAGATATCCAGAGAGACATCCAAAAAGCATATGGTATGGACTtaagctacatgcaagcatggagatcaaaagaaaaaataatgcaattaTTGAGACTATCACCAAGTGAATCGTACAAGAAAATGCCAACATATCTTTATATGTTAGAGTACGCTAACCCAGGATCAGTGACACGACTACACACTGAAGGAGATGGGAGCTTCTTGTATGCATTCATAGCTATATATGCATCGATTAGAGGATGGGTCTATTGTAGGTCAACAGTTGTAGTTGATGGAAGTTTTTTAAAGTCAACATATAGAGGGACCATACTCACGGCTTCCACGCAAGACGCAGAGG GACAAATTCTACCCCTTGCATATGCAATTGTTGATTCAGAAAATGATGCATCGTGGGAATGGTTCTTCGTGCAGTTCAGAGGAACCTATGGACAAAGAGAGGGAATGTGCGTTGTATCAGATAGGCATGATGCTATATGGAAAGCAACTTCAATTGTCTATCCAGAAGTCCCTCATTGTGCAT GCATATGGCAGAGTTAG
- the LOC104228153 gene encoding NADPH-dependent aldehyde reductase-like protein, chloroplastic isoform X1 has protein sequence MAEVNVDIAQQSSQGQNLPLQDRVAIVTGSSRGIGKAIALHLASLGAKLVINYSSNSTKADDVVSQINSISNSSLRAIAVKANISDPDQVKSLFDAAESAFQSPVNILVNSAAVLDAKYPSILNTTVEDFDRTFEVNARGAFICCKEGASRIKRGGGGRIICLTTSLAAAFKPGYGAYTASKAAVEAMVKILAKELKGTGITANCVAPGPIATDMFYNGRTEEMIKRVIDECPNGRLGQTEDVAPVVGFLAVYDGCSSLNQIIRGFELWVWKNSWQGTVPEWGSSRYEFEYNRAPMQIPDTRRETKKRYLSGFNLCHFVWF, from the exons ATGGCGGAAGTAAACGTCGATATTGCTCAGCAATCAAGCCAAGGCCAAAACTTGCCACTCCAAGATCGAGTAGCCATCGTTACCGGCTCTTCTCGTGGCATCGGCAAAGCCATCGCCCTTCATTTAGCATCTCTGGGTGCTAAGCTCGTCATCAACTATTCCTCCAACTCCACAAAAGCCGACGACGTCGTATCCCAAATCAATTCCATCTCCAATTCCTCCTTACGTGCTATCGCCGTCAAAGCCAACATCTCTGACCCAGATCAAGTCAAATCCCTCTTCGACGCTGCAGAATCGGCTTTTCAATCGCCGGTCAACATCTTAGTCAACTCCGCCGCCGTGCTCGACGCTAAATACCCATCAATCCTAAACACAACGGTGGAGGACTTCGACAGGACCTTCGAAGTGAACGCACGTGGGGCTTTCATATGCTGCAAGGAAGGGGCGAGCAGAATCAAGCGCGGCGGAGGGGGGAGGATAATATGCTTAACGACATCGTTAGCGGCGGCGTTCAAGCCTGGGTACGGGGCTTACACGGCGTCGAAGGCGGCGGTGGAAGCGATGGTAAAGATACTGGCGAAGGAGCTGAAAGGGACTGGAATAACGGCGAATTGCGTGGCGCCGGGACCCATAGCAACGGATATGTTTTACAATGGGAGAACAGAGGAGATGATAAAGAGGGTAATTGATGAATGTCCAAATGGAAGACTTGGACAGACGGAGGATGTTGCGCCGGTTGTTGGGTTTTTGGCAG TGTATGATGGTTGTTCCTCCCTTAATCAGATAATCAGAGGTTTCGAGCTTTGGGTATGGAAAAATTCTTGGCAGGGAACAGTACCCGAATGGGGCTCTTCTCGGTACGAATTCGAATATAATCGGGCTCCAATGCAAATACCGGACACCAGACGGGAAACCAAAAAAAGATATTTGTCTGGTTTTAATTTGTGTCATTTTGTTTGGTTTTGA
- the LOC104228153 gene encoding NADPH-dependent aldehyde reductase-like protein, chloroplastic isoform X2 translates to MAEVNVDIAQQSSQGQNLPLQDRVAIVTGSSRGIGKAIALHLASLGAKLVINYSSNSTKADDVVSQINSISNSSLRAIAVKANISDPDQVKSLFDAAESAFQSPVNILVNSAAVLDAKYPSILNTTVEDFDRTFEVNARGAFICCKEGASRIKRGGGGRIICLTTSLAAAFKPGYGAYTASKAAVEAMVKILAKELKGTGITANCVAPGPIATDMFYNGRTEEMIKRVIDECPNGRLGQTEDVAPVVGFLAGDASEWVNGQVIRVNGGYN, encoded by the coding sequence ATGGCGGAAGTAAACGTCGATATTGCTCAGCAATCAAGCCAAGGCCAAAACTTGCCACTCCAAGATCGAGTAGCCATCGTTACCGGCTCTTCTCGTGGCATCGGCAAAGCCATCGCCCTTCATTTAGCATCTCTGGGTGCTAAGCTCGTCATCAACTATTCCTCCAACTCCACAAAAGCCGACGACGTCGTATCCCAAATCAATTCCATCTCCAATTCCTCCTTACGTGCTATCGCCGTCAAAGCCAACATCTCTGACCCAGATCAAGTCAAATCCCTCTTCGACGCTGCAGAATCGGCTTTTCAATCGCCGGTCAACATCTTAGTCAACTCCGCCGCCGTGCTCGACGCTAAATACCCATCAATCCTAAACACAACGGTGGAGGACTTCGACAGGACCTTCGAAGTGAACGCACGTGGGGCTTTCATATGCTGCAAGGAAGGGGCGAGCAGAATCAAGCGCGGCGGAGGGGGGAGGATAATATGCTTAACGACATCGTTAGCGGCGGCGTTCAAGCCTGGGTACGGGGCTTACACGGCGTCGAAGGCGGCGGTGGAAGCGATGGTAAAGATACTGGCGAAGGAGCTGAAAGGGACTGGAATAACGGCGAATTGCGTGGCGCCGGGACCCATAGCAACGGATATGTTTTACAATGGGAGAACAGAGGAGATGATAAAGAGGGTAATTGATGAATGTCCAAATGGAAGACTTGGACAGACGGAGGATGTTGCGCCGGTTGTTGGGTTTTTGGCAGGTGATGCTTCTGAATGGGTTAATGGACAAGTCATTCGTGTCAATGGAGGCTATAACTGA